One window from the genome of Oryza glaberrima chromosome 3, OglaRS2, whole genome shotgun sequence encodes:
- the LOC127765397 gene encoding silicon efflux transporter LSI2-like isoform X1 has translation MALAGTSKVVLGCVAFGIFWVLAVFPTVPFMPVGRTAGSLLGAMLMVLFRVISPEDAYAAIDLPIIGLLFGTMVVSIFLERADMFKYLGNLLSWKSRGSKDLLFRVCIVSAIASALFTNDTCCVVLTEFILKVARQNNLPPQPFLLALATSSNIGSAATPIGNPQNLVIAVESGISFGQFLLGVFPAMIVGVLTNAAILLCYFWKYLSVEKDQEGGQPAGPEVVADDEVTSHRFTPARMSHVSSLNPDDMDCLSEPIIRSNSVRSTSANENLRSRSVNSEADIQLAIKSLRASSMSHEMVEVSTVTDRRDEGASSRKFTRTASQQRSVIIEDSPPSPASNGDKEKEDEVAEKRWRVFVWKTAVYLITLGMLIALLMGLNMSWTAITAALVLLALDFTDAQACLEKVSYSLLIFFCGMFITVDGFNKTGIPNTLWELVEPYSRIDSAKGVALLAVVILILSNVASNVPTVLLLGTRVAASAAAISHDSERKAWLILAWVSTVAGNLTLLGSAANLIVCEQARRAQFFGYNLSFWSHLRFGVPSTIVVTAIGLLIVTSY, from the exons ATGGCGTTGGCAGGGACCTCCAAAGTAGTGCTGGGATGTGTCGCGTTTGGGATATTCTGGGTGCTGGCCGTCTTCCCCACCGTCCCGTTCATGCCCGTCGGCCGTACGGCCGGCTCCCTCCTTGGCGCCATGCTCATGGTCCTCTTCCGTGTCATCTCACCGGAGGACGCCTATGCCGCCATCGACCTCCCAATCATCGGCCTCCTCTTTGGCACCATGGTCGTCAGCATCTTCCTCGAGAGGGCTGACATGTTCAAGTACCTCGGCAACCTGCTCTCCTGGAAGAGCAGGGGCAGCAAGGACCTGCTCTTCCGCGTCTGCATCGTGTCCGCCATTGCCAGCGCGCTCTTCACCAATGACACCTGCTGCGTCGTGCTCACCGAGTTCATCCTCAAGGTTGCCAGGCAGAACAacctgccgccgcagccgttcctcctcgccctcgccaccAGCTCCAACATCGGCTCCGCGGCGACGCCCATCGGCAACCCGCAGAACCTTGTCATTGCCGTGGAGAGCGGCATCTCCTTTGGACAGTTCTTGCTTGGAGTTTTCCCGGCGATGATCGTCGGCGTCCTGACAAATGCTGCCATCCTCCTCTGTTACTTCTGGAAGTACCTTTCAGTGGAGAAGGATCAGGAAGGCGGGCAGCCGGCTGGGCCGGAGgtggtcgccgacgacgaggtcaCCTCACACAGGTTCACACCTGCAAGAATGTCACACGTCTCATCTCTGAACCCGGATGATATGGACTGCTTAAGTGAGCCAATCATCAGGAGCAACAGCGTGAGGAGCACCAGTGCTAATGAGAATCTGAGGAGCAGGAGTGTGAATTCGGAGGCGGACATACAGCTCGCGATCAAGTCGCTCCGGGCATCGAGCATGTCGCATGAGATGGTCGAGGTCTCAACTGTCACTGACAGGAGGGATGAAGGTGCATCCTCCAGGAAGTTCACAAGAACTGCTAGCCAGCAGAGGAGTGTGATCATAGAGgactcgccgccgtctcccgccagCAATGGCGACAAGGAGAAGGAAGATGAGGTTGCGGAGAAGAGATGGAGGGTGTTTGTGTGGAAGACTGCTGTTTATCTCATCACTCTTGGCATGCTCATTGCACTTCTCATGGGGCTTAACATGTCATGGACAGCCATCACTGCGGCTCTTGTTCTTCTGGCGCTTGATTTTACTGATGCACAGGCTTGTCTGGAGAAG GTGTCATACTCATTGCTGATCTTCTTCTGCGGGATGTTTATTACGGTCGATGGCTTCAACAAAACTGGCATACCGAACACACTTTGGGAGCTCGTTGAACCGTATTCACGAATTGACAGTGCTAAGGGTGTTGCTCTTCTTGCTGTGGTGATTCTTATCCTCTCAAATGTGGCCTCAAATGTTCCCACAG TACTACTGCTCGGCACAAGAGTGGCTGCATCAGCTGCTGCAATCTCTCACGATTCAGAGAGGAAGGCCTGGCTTATCCTAGCGTGGGTCAGCACCGTTGCCGGGAACCTCACACTACTGGGCTCAGCTGCGAACCTCATCGTCTGCGAGCAGGCTAGAAGAGCTCAGTTCTTCGGCTACAACCTCTCCTTCTGGAGCCACCTCCGGTTCGGGGTGCCGTCGACCATCGTCGTCACGGCGATCGGGCTGCTCATCGTCACCAGttactga
- the LOC127765397 gene encoding silicon efflux transporter LSI2-like isoform X2: MPVGRTAGSLLGAMLMVLFRVISPEDAYAAIDLPIIGLLFGTMVVSIFLERADMFKYLGNLLSWKSRGSKDLLFRVCIVSAIASALFTNDTCCVVLTEFILKVARQNNLPPQPFLLALATSSNIGSAATPIGNPQNLVIAVESGISFGQFLLGVFPAMIVGVLTNAAILLCYFWKYLSVEKDQEGGQPAGPEVVADDEVTSHRFTPARMSHVSSLNPDDMDCLSEPIIRSNSVRSTSANENLRSRSVNSEADIQLAIKSLRASSMSHEMVEVSTVTDRRDEGASSRKFTRTASQQRSVIIEDSPPSPASNGDKEKEDEVAEKRWRVFVWKTAVYLITLGMLIALLMGLNMSWTAITAALVLLALDFTDAQACLEKVSYSLLIFFCGMFITVDGFNKTGIPNTLWELVEPYSRIDSAKGVALLAVVILILSNVASNVPTVLLLGTRVAASAAAISHDSERKAWLILAWVSTVAGNLTLLGSAANLIVCEQARRAQFFGYNLSFWSHLRFGVPSTIVVTAIGLLIVTSY, translated from the exons ATGCCCGTCGGCCGTACGGCCGGCTCCCTCCTTGGCGCCATGCTCATGGTCCTCTTCCGTGTCATCTCACCGGAGGACGCCTATGCCGCCATCGACCTCCCAATCATCGGCCTCCTCTTTGGCACCATGGTCGTCAGCATCTTCCTCGAGAGGGCTGACATGTTCAAGTACCTCGGCAACCTGCTCTCCTGGAAGAGCAGGGGCAGCAAGGACCTGCTCTTCCGCGTCTGCATCGTGTCCGCCATTGCCAGCGCGCTCTTCACCAATGACACCTGCTGCGTCGTGCTCACCGAGTTCATCCTCAAGGTTGCCAGGCAGAACAacctgccgccgcagccgttcctcctcgccctcgccaccAGCTCCAACATCGGCTCCGCGGCGACGCCCATCGGCAACCCGCAGAACCTTGTCATTGCCGTGGAGAGCGGCATCTCCTTTGGACAGTTCTTGCTTGGAGTTTTCCCGGCGATGATCGTCGGCGTCCTGACAAATGCTGCCATCCTCCTCTGTTACTTCTGGAAGTACCTTTCAGTGGAGAAGGATCAGGAAGGCGGGCAGCCGGCTGGGCCGGAGgtggtcgccgacgacgaggtcaCCTCACACAGGTTCACACCTGCAAGAATGTCACACGTCTCATCTCTGAACCCGGATGATATGGACTGCTTAAGTGAGCCAATCATCAGGAGCAACAGCGTGAGGAGCACCAGTGCTAATGAGAATCTGAGGAGCAGGAGTGTGAATTCGGAGGCGGACATACAGCTCGCGATCAAGTCGCTCCGGGCATCGAGCATGTCGCATGAGATGGTCGAGGTCTCAACTGTCACTGACAGGAGGGATGAAGGTGCATCCTCCAGGAAGTTCACAAGAACTGCTAGCCAGCAGAGGAGTGTGATCATAGAGgactcgccgccgtctcccgccagCAATGGCGACAAGGAGAAGGAAGATGAGGTTGCGGAGAAGAGATGGAGGGTGTTTGTGTGGAAGACTGCTGTTTATCTCATCACTCTTGGCATGCTCATTGCACTTCTCATGGGGCTTAACATGTCATGGACAGCCATCACTGCGGCTCTTGTTCTTCTGGCGCTTGATTTTACTGATGCACAGGCTTGTCTGGAGAAG GTGTCATACTCATTGCTGATCTTCTTCTGCGGGATGTTTATTACGGTCGATGGCTTCAACAAAACTGGCATACCGAACACACTTTGGGAGCTCGTTGAACCGTATTCACGAATTGACAGTGCTAAGGGTGTTGCTCTTCTTGCTGTGGTGATTCTTATCCTCTCAAATGTGGCCTCAAATGTTCCCACAG TACTACTGCTCGGCACAAGAGTGGCTGCATCAGCTGCTGCAATCTCTCACGATTCAGAGAGGAAGGCCTGGCTTATCCTAGCGTGGGTCAGCACCGTTGCCGGGAACCTCACACTACTGGGCTCAGCTGCGAACCTCATCGTCTGCGAGCAGGCTAGAAGAGCTCAGTTCTTCGGCTACAACCTCTCCTTCTGGAGCCACCTCCGGTTCGGGGTGCCGTCGACCATCGTCGTCACGGCGATCGGGCTGCTCATCGTCACCAGttactga
- the LOC127768702 gene encoding uncharacterized protein LOC127768702: MESTLGHSRRFLNLIVGMSRVKSLCCIDLMHQPLFNPTTPTTQPPNGNGSQSVPQTPAALMMEQLVVPASSFSFQASPSAPNYDQRKIECFPLTGRQVICADQLGRTFHCDAERGHVRSIPCLHKPKSMPLSLFVPNPDVDNDKDLNRWDWGSSLFVIERFPKSEVSYQVEAFVYRHPSPARYSRTWHCELLPPPPYLHEPNKYNRRLEICSYAALGSSSICISVNGIGTYRLNIATQTWEEVGKWTLPFYGKVEYVLELNLWFGLSAESHHLAATDLSSLELDSQPQLLEGPWKELHLPEEWKECEDSQLVSLGFGKFCVARFLHPNDRIHKGELGDEELSSQNCITVLTGVEVVPRVPNANVNSNSSGSVSSNGISELRMIPHKSRCHTSNGTIVHTVF; this comes from the coding sequence ATGGAGTCGACTTTGGGCCACTCGCGGCGATTTCTGAATCTGATCGTCGGCATGTCTCGTGTCAAATCGCTCTGCTGCATCGACCTGATGCACCAGCCGTTGTTCAATCCAACAACACCTACTACACAGCCACCAAACGGCAACGGATCGCAATCCGTCCCCCAGACACCAGCGGCTTTGATGATGGAGCAGCTTGTGGTTCCTGCCTCGAGTTTCAGCTTCCAAGCTTCACCTTCAGCACCCAACTACGACCAACGGAAGATTGAGTGCTTCCCCCTGACCGGTCGCCAGGTGATCTGCGCGGACCAGTTGGGGCGCACCTTCCACTGCGACGCGGAGAGGGGCCATGTCAGGAGCATTCCCTGTCTCCACAAGCCCAAGTCGATGCCCTTGTCTCTCTTCGTACCCAATCCTGATGTCGACAATGACAAGGACCTTAATCGCTGGGACTGGGGAAGCAGCCTCTTCGTCATTGAGAGGTTCCCAAAGTCTGAGGTTAGCTATCAAGTCGAGGCCTTCGTCTACCGCCATCCCAGTCCAGCACGCTACTCCAGGACCTGGCACTGCGagctccttcctcctccgccgtatCTCCATGAACCCAACAAGTACAATCGCCGCCTGGAGATATGCTCCTATGCAGCACTTGGCTCCTCAAGCATTTGCATATCCGTCAATGGCATCGGCACCTACCGCCTGAACATCGCAACCCAGACATGGGAGGAAGTTGGCAAGTGGACCCTTCCCTTCTACGGCAAGGTTGAGTATGTGCTTGAGCTTAATCTCTGGTTTGGCCTCTCTGCCGAGTCCCACCACTTGGCTGCTACTGACCTCTCCTCGTTGGAATTGGACTCCCAGCCACAGCTACTAGAAGGACCTTGGAAGGAGCTTCACCTGCCGGAGGAATGGAAGGAATGCGAGGATTCTCAGCTTGTCAGTCTGGGCTTTGGCAAGTTCTGCGTCGCAAGGTTCTTACACCCTAATGATAGGATTCACAAAGGCGAGCTGGGCGATGAGGAATTATCTAGCCAGAATTGTATCACTGTCTTGACTGGTGTGGAGGTGGTGCCACGTGTCCCGAATGCCAACGTCAATTCAAATAGCAGCGGCAGCGTTAGCAGCAACGGCATATCGGAACTCCGGATGATCCCTCACAAATCGAGATGTCACACTTCTAATGGCACTATCGTCCATACTGTGTTCTAG